In one Candidatus Angelobacter sp. genomic region, the following are encoded:
- the tyrS gene encoding tyrosine--tRNA ligase, whose product IFLIGDFSAMIGDPTGQSETRPPLSREQVDANAKTYLAQVYKILDPEKTEVRYNSEWLGKMSSYDVVRLCGHYRLARMLEREDFRSRLEKNLPISVHELLYPLLTACDAVELKSDVELGATEQKFNILVHREIQREYGLSPQVVFTMPILVGLDGAKKMSKSLGNYVGITEAPKDMFGKLMSISDDLMWSYYELLTDFEERVIVRLKEEVRTGVLHPMDAKMQLAHTIIATFHGEAAARAAKDEFQRVFRDRQAPEEVPEYRIQRLMADSVRVSTGSGVATVWTLFIPATGREKWTKLLVMLEVLNSIAEADRLIKQGGFEIDGKRVDDVRKEIDFSLPASFLLRAGKKKFLRLIVE is encoded by the coding sequence ATCTTTCTAATCGGCGACTTTTCCGCCATGATCGGTGACCCCACGGGACAATCTGAAACGCGCCCTCCGCTCTCGCGCGAGCAAGTGGACGCCAACGCAAAAACGTATCTCGCGCAGGTCTACAAGATTCTCGACCCGGAAAAAACCGAAGTCCGCTACAACAGCGAGTGGCTCGGCAAGATGTCAAGTTACGACGTGGTGCGCCTTTGCGGGCACTATCGCCTGGCGCGGATGCTCGAACGCGAGGATTTCCGCTCCCGCCTCGAGAAAAACCTGCCGATTTCCGTTCACGAGTTGCTTTATCCGTTGCTCACCGCGTGCGATGCCGTCGAGCTCAAATCCGACGTCGAGCTGGGCGCCACCGAGCAGAAGTTCAACATTCTGGTGCACCGCGAAATCCAGCGCGAGTACGGTTTATCCCCGCAGGTTGTGTTCACCATGCCCATTCTCGTCGGCCTCGACGGCGCGAAAAAAATGTCGAAGAGCCTCGGCAATTACGTCGGCATCACCGAAGCGCCGAAAGACATGTTTGGCAAACTCATGTCCATCTCCGATGATTTGATGTGGTCTTACTACGAACTGCTCACTGATTTTGAAGAGCGCGTCATCGTGCGCCTGAAGGAAGAAGTCCGCACCGGCGTCCTCCATCCCATGGACGCCAAAATGCAGCTTGCCCACACCATCATCGCCACTTTTCACGGCGAAGCTGCCGCTCGCGCGGCCAAGGATGAATTTCAACGCGTCTTCCGCGACCGCCAAGCGCCCGAAGAAGTCCCTGAATATCGAATCCAACGCCTTATGGCGGACTCGGTCCGAGTCAGCACCGGAAGCGGTGTCGCAACGGTTTGGACGCTCTTCATACCGGCCACCGGCCGCGAAAAATGGACTAAGCTTCTTGTCATGCTAGAAGTTCTAAATTCGATCGCAGAGGCGGACCGCCTGATTAAGCAGGGAGGCTTCGAAATCGACGGCAAGCGCGTCGACGACGTAAGAAAGGAAATCGACTTCTCGCTGCCCGCCTCGTTTCTCCTCCGCGCCGGAAAAAAGAAATTCCTCCGCCTCATCGTCGAATAG